The following proteins are co-located in the Flavobacterium sp. CECT 9288 genome:
- a CDS encoding IS3 family transposase, which produces MFGIDRQVYYRKTRRIASKQNKAKEVILMVNNIRKTMPRIGTRKLYYLLFDKLQLMKIGRDKFFDILRANHLLIHPKRSYHVTTNSHHRFNKHQNRILDLEINRPEQVWVSDITYIGKRDNPCYLSLVTDAYSKKIMGYYVADNMNTESSLKAFKMALKHRNNKNLPLIHHSDRGIQYCANDYQMQLNKNKILCSMTQNSDPYENAVAERINGILKQEFRIDKYNQKAEIMQKIVKEAIDIYNEIRPHYSNYMLTPNQMHHQNKIKMRTYKTKNSSKPELATV; this is translated from the coding sequence TTGTTCGGGATAGACAGACAGGTTTATTATCGAAAGACTAGAAGAATAGCATCCAAACAAAACAAAGCCAAAGAAGTGATTTTGATGGTGAATAATATCAGGAAGACAATGCCTAGAATAGGTACTCGAAAACTATATTATCTTTTGTTTGATAAACTTCAATTAATGAAAATTGGAAGAGATAAGTTCTTTGATATACTCAGAGCCAATCATTTATTGATACATCCTAAACGAAGTTATCATGTAACGACTAACTCACATCATCGATTTAATAAACATCAAAATCGAATTCTAGATTTAGAAATTAACAGACCAGAGCAAGTTTGGGTCTCTGATATAACCTATATAGGAAAAAGAGATAATCCTTGCTATTTAAGCTTAGTCACAGATGCTTATTCTAAAAAGATTATGGGATATTATGTTGCCGATAACATGAACACAGAAAGCAGTTTGAAGGCTTTTAAAATGGCTCTTAAACACAGAAACAACAAAAACTTACCATTGATACATCATTCAGACAGAGGGATTCAATATTGTGCTAATGACTACCAAATGCAACTTAATAAAAATAAAATTCTATGCAGTATGACACAAAACTCTGACCCTTATGAAAATGCAGTGGCAGAAAGGATCAATGGTATTTTAAAACAGGAATTTAGGATTGACAAATACAATCAAAAAGCAGAAATCATGCAAAAAATTGTAAAAGAAGCTATTGATATCTATAATGAAATCAGACCTCATTATTCTAATTACATGCTTACTCCAAATCAGATGCATCACCAAAACAAAATTAAAATGAGAACCTATAAAACAAAAAACAGTAGCAAACCAGAGCTTGCTACTGTCTAA
- a CDS encoding peptide chain release factor 3, which yields MGFLEEIQRRRTFGIISHPDAGKTTLTEKLLLFGGAIQEAGAVKNNKIKKGATSDFMEIERQRGISVSTSVLAFNYQDKKINILDTPGHKDFAEDTFRTLTAVDSVIVVIDVAKGVEEQTEKLVAVCRMRKIPIIVFINKLDREGKDAFDLMDEVEQKLGLTVTPLSFPIGMGYDFQGIYNLWEQNINLFSGDSRKNIEETIAFSDVQSPELEKIIGQKPADKLREELELIDEVYPKFDRQDYLDGKLQPVFFGSALNNFGVRELLDCFVEIAPSPRPKDSETRIVDPEEQKMSGFVFKIHANMDPKHRDRLAFIKIVSGTFERNKPYYHVRQKKNLKFSSPNAFFAEKKEIVDISYPGDIVGLHDTGNFKIGDTLTEGELMSFKGIPSFSPEHFRYINNADPMKAKQLDKGIDQLMDEGVAQLFTLEMNNRKIIGTVGALQYEVIQYRLEHEYGAKCTYENFPVHKACWVKPNDPKSEEFKEFRRIKQKFLAHDKYGQLVFLADSDFTIQMTQNKYPNVKLFFTSEFE from the coding sequence ATGGGCTTTTTAGAAGAAATACAACGCAGAAGAACTTTCGGGATTATCTCACATCCTGATGCTGGAAAAACGACATTGACTGAAAAATTACTTCTTTTTGGAGGAGCAATTCAAGAAGCAGGTGCCGTAAAAAATAATAAAATAAAGAAAGGGGCAACGAGTGACTTTATGGAAATTGAACGCCAAAGAGGGATTTCTGTATCTACCTCTGTACTTGCATTTAATTACCAAGACAAGAAAATAAACATACTTGATACACCTGGACATAAGGATTTTGCTGAAGACACTTTTAGAACTTTAACAGCAGTTGATAGTGTAATTGTGGTAATTGACGTGGCTAAAGGTGTAGAGGAACAAACTGAGAAGCTTGTAGCAGTTTGTAGAATGCGCAAAATTCCAATTATTGTATTTATAAATAAATTAGATAGAGAAGGAAAAGATGCTTTCGACTTAATGGACGAAGTAGAACAAAAACTTGGACTTACTGTAACACCTTTGAGTTTCCCTATTGGGATGGGATATGACTTTCAAGGAATTTATAATCTTTGGGAACAAAATATCAATTTATTTAGTGGAGATAGTAGAAAAAACATCGAAGAAACTATTGCTTTCTCAGATGTACAAAGTCCTGAGCTTGAAAAAATAATTGGTCAAAAACCAGCCGATAAACTTAGAGAAGAATTAGAGTTAATTGACGAAGTGTATCCAAAATTTGACAGACAAGATTATTTAGACGGAAAACTACAACCCGTTTTTTTTGGATCAGCATTAAACAATTTTGGTGTTAGAGAATTACTTGACTGCTTTGTAGAAATTGCACCTTCGCCAAGACCTAAAGACTCCGAAACAAGGATAGTTGATCCAGAAGAACAAAAAATGTCTGGTTTTGTATTTAAAATCCATGCCAATATGGATCCAAAACATCGAGACCGACTAGCATTTATTAAAATCGTGTCGGGTACTTTTGAAAGAAACAAACCGTATTATCACGTTCGCCAAAAGAAAAATTTAAAATTCTCTAGTCCTAACGCCTTTTTTGCTGAAAAAAAAGAAATTGTAGACATCTCTTATCCAGGAGATATTGTTGGACTTCATGACACAGGAAACTTTAAAATTGGTGATACACTGACCGAAGGAGAATTAATGAGCTTTAAAGGAATTCCAAGTTTTTCGCCTGAACACTTTAGATACATCAATAACGCTGACCCTATGAAAGCCAAACAGCTGGACAAAGGAATTGATCAGTTAATGGATGAAGGAGTAGCGCAATTGTTTACACTAGAAATGAATAACAGAAAAATCATTGGAACAGTGGGTGCATTACAATATGAGGTAATTCAATACCGTTTGGAACATGAATATGGAGCCAAATGCACGTATGAAAATTTTCCTGTTCACAAAGCCTGCTGGGTTAAACCAAATGATCCAAAAAGTGAAGAATTTAAAGAGTTCAGAAGGATCAAACAAAAATTCTTAGCGCATGATAAATACGGACAATTGGTATTTCTAGCAGATTCTGATTTTACAATCCAAATGACGCAAAATAAATATCCAAATGTGAAATTATTTTTTACGTCAGAATTTGAATAG
- a CDS encoding peptidylprolyl isomerase, producing the protein MKSNNNRITLTVLFLMFMSVVVNAQEIIKDSVIAPVKKVKSTGKQKVDGVVATVGDYIILDSDIDKTYLEIQAGGGNASEYDRCQMLGKLLEDKLYAHQAVQDSIIVTDAEVKGMMEERLNYMVDKIGSMEKVVQYYKKDSEEEFRTYFADILKEGKLTSEMQKKIIDAVEITPEEVRNYFKQIPAADLPFFGVELEVAQIVVMPKVSAEDKQKVIDKLNGFKKEVEEGASFSTKAVLYTQDPASKSTGGYYKMNRSTPFVKEFKEVAFSLEEGEVSAPFETVFGYHIILVEKIKGQEREIRHILLSPTVTEQSLKEAKELITLIKKRIEEKDITFAEAARTLSDEKETRANGGALINPQTQDTRFELTKMDPSFYSQVSNLKENEVSAPILDQSEEGKKSYKIITVTNRIDEHTADYAKDYIKIKDLALKQKRITEIGKWFDEKIKETYIKIQGEYRDCKFTNNWLKK; encoded by the coding sequence ATGAAGTCCAATAATAATAGAATTACACTTACTGTTTTGTTTTTAATGTTTATGAGTGTAGTTGTGAACGCACAAGAAATTATTAAGGATTCCGTAATTGCCCCTGTAAAAAAAGTAAAGTCAACTGGTAAGCAGAAAGTTGATGGTGTTGTAGCAACCGTAGGGGATTATATCATCTTAGACTCAGATATAGATAAAACGTATTTAGAAATTCAAGCTGGCGGAGGTAATGCTTCGGAATATGATCGTTGTCAAATGCTAGGGAAACTGCTAGAGGACAAGTTATATGCGCATCAAGCAGTTCAGGATAGTATTATTGTGACCGATGCTGAGGTTAAAGGTATGATGGAAGAACGATTGAATTACATGGTAGACAAAATTGGGTCTATGGAAAAAGTGGTTCAATATTATAAAAAAGATTCTGAGGAAGAATTTAGAACTTATTTTGCTGATATCTTAAAGGAAGGAAAACTTACTTCGGAAATGCAAAAAAAGATTATTGATGCTGTAGAAATTACTCCAGAAGAGGTTCGAAATTATTTTAAACAAATACCAGCGGCTGATTTGCCATTTTTTGGTGTAGAACTTGAAGTAGCACAAATTGTGGTTATGCCAAAAGTTTCTGCAGAAGACAAACAAAAAGTCATTGACAAACTCAATGGGTTTAAAAAAGAAGTAGAGGAAGGGGCTAGTTTTTCAACAAAGGCAGTTTTGTATACGCAAGATCCAGCTTCTAAGTCAACTGGAGGGTATTATAAAATGAATCGGTCAACTCCATTTGTAAAAGAGTTTAAAGAAGTGGCATTCAGTTTAGAAGAAGGAGAAGTGTCAGCTCCATTCGAAACGGTTTTTGGGTACCACATTATTCTAGTAGAAAAAATTAAAGGACAGGAGAGAGAGATTCGTCATATATTATTGTCTCCTACTGTAACAGAGCAGTCTTTGAAGGAAGCTAAAGAATTGATAACTTTAATTAAAAAAAGAATAGAGGAAAAGGACATCACTTTTGCGGAAGCTGCAAGAACTTTATCTGATGAAAAAGAAACAAGAGCAAATGGCGGTGCTTTAATCAATCCACAAACACAAGATACTCGTTTTGAGTTGACTAAAATGGATCCTTCTTTTTACAGCCAAGTTTCAAATTTAAAAGAAAATGAAGTTTCTGCACCTATTTTAGATCAAAGTGAAGAAGGTAAAAAAAGTTATAAAATTATTACGGTTACCAATAGAATTGATGAGCATACAGCAGATTATGCTAAGGATTACATCAAAATTAAAGACTTAGCGTTAAAACAAAAACGAATCACTGAAATAGGAAAATGGTTTGATGAAAAAATCAAAGAGACCTACATCAAGATTCAGGGGGAATATAGAGATTGTAAATTCACGAACAATTGGTTAAAAAAATAG
- a CDS encoding DUF3467 domain-containing protein, with product MKDQQQEQINIELDEVTAEGIYSNLAIINHSSSEFVLDFVSIMPGIPKAKVKSRIVLTPQHAKRLLKAIGENIHRFEIAHGEIKDTEQLPIPLNFGPAGQA from the coding sequence ATGAAAGATCAACAACAAGAGCAAATTAATATAGAACTAGATGAAGTAACTGCTGAAGGAATTTATTCTAATTTAGCAATTATCAACCATTCTTCTTCAGAATTTGTTTTAGATTTTGTTAGTATTATGCCTGGAATTCCAAAAGCGAAGGTGAAGTCAAGAATTGTCTTGACGCCACAGCACGCTAAAAGATTATTAAAGGCTATTGGGGAAAACATTCATCGATTTGAAATTGCCCATGGCGAAATCAAAGACACGGAACAGTTGCCCATACCGCTCAACTTTGGCCCAGCCGGTCAAGCATAA
- a CDS encoding alpha-amylase has product MKKHVLKTCAIASLFLSLNACSTSDELQKDAIEQASQFKIIQVTKHDGKPFSTGKQTNIPSGRYVSNPGGGVMMQAFYWDVPAGGTWWNVVNSKITAWSNAGIGSIWLPPVSKAQNGPFSMGYDPTDYFDFGNFNQNGTVETRFGSKTELESLITKVHAENMQVYADMVLNHNSGGQLENNPFTGTQTYTNFTGVASGKFKRTSADFYKNAFGNNDEGIFGGFPDLAHVAPNVQDWLWKRADGVGKFYKNTMKFDGWRFDYVKGFGAWVVKDWNANVGGFSVGELWDSNVNLLNDWANNANSSVFDFACYYKMNDAFDGNNLNVLNDDMMWKRNPYKAVTFVANHDTDEIWKKELAYAYILTHEGYPTIFYRDYEEWLNKTKLNNLIWIHNNKATGNTSILYTDNDEYIARRNGYNGNPGLVVYINNSSNWQERWIQTNWSNAQIKDFTGNSGWYPTTQADKWVKIQCPPNGYSVWSINM; this is encoded by the coding sequence ATGAAAAAACACGTATTAAAAACCTGTGCCATCGCATCGCTTTTTTTAAGTTTAAACGCTTGTTCCACATCAGACGAATTGCAAAAAGATGCCATAGAACAAGCATCTCAGTTTAAAATCATTCAAGTTACTAAACATGACGGAAAACCTTTTAGCACTGGGAAACAAACTAACATCCCTTCTGGAAGATATGTTTCAAATCCGGGTGGAGGCGTCATGATGCAAGCTTTTTACTGGGATGTACCTGCCGGCGGAACATGGTGGAATGTAGTAAACTCAAAAATTACGGCTTGGTCAAACGCTGGTATTGGCTCAATCTGGCTACCTCCTGTATCAAAAGCCCAAAATGGACCATTCTCTATGGGATATGACCCTACTGACTATTTTGATTTTGGTAATTTTAATCAAAACGGAACTGTTGAAACACGTTTTGGCTCTAAAACCGAATTAGAAAGTTTGATTACAAAAGTACACGCCGAAAACATGCAAGTATATGCTGACATGGTCCTCAATCATAATAGTGGCGGTCAATTAGAAAACAATCCTTTCACAGGAACACAAACCTACACTAACTTTACGGGTGTTGCATCAGGGAAATTTAAACGAACAAGCGCTGACTTTTACAAAAACGCTTTTGGGAATAATGACGAAGGTATTTTTGGTGGTTTTCCAGATCTTGCTCACGTAGCTCCTAATGTACAAGATTGGCTTTGGAAAAGAGCAGATGGTGTGGGTAAATTTTATAAAAACACCATGAAATTTGACGGCTGGAGATTTGATTACGTAAAAGGTTTTGGTGCTTGGGTCGTTAAAGATTGGAATGCTAATGTTGGCGGATTTTCTGTAGGTGAACTATGGGATTCTAATGTAAATTTACTTAATGACTGGGCAAATAACGCAAATAGCTCTGTTTTTGACTTTGCTTGCTACTATAAAATGAATGATGCTTTTGATGGCAATAATCTAAATGTTTTGAATGATGATATGATGTGGAAAAGAAATCCGTACAAAGCGGTTACTTTTGTTGCGAATCATGATACTGATGAAATTTGGAAAAAGGAATTGGCTTACGCCTACATTTTAACGCATGAAGGATATCCAACTATTTTTTACCGCGATTATGAAGAGTGGCTAAATAAAACCAAATTGAATAATCTAATTTGGATTCACAACAACAAAGCAACCGGAAACACTTCTATTTTATACACAGATAATGATGAATACATAGCGAGAAGAAACGGCTATAATGGCAATCCAGGATTAGTCGTTTACATCAACAACTCTTCAAACTGGCAAGAGCGCTGGATACAAACTAACTGGTCTAATGCACAAATAAAAGATTTTACAGGCAACTCTGGCTGGTACCCAACAACTCAAGCTGACAAATGGGTAAAAATACAATGTCCTCCTAATGGATATTCTGTTTGGTCCATCAACATGTAA